A region from the Ammospiza nelsoni isolate bAmmNel1 chromosome 1, bAmmNel1.pri, whole genome shotgun sequence genome encodes:
- the IRX2 gene encoding iroquois-class homeodomain protein IRX-2, producing MSYPQGYLYQPPGSLALYSCPAYGASALAAPRSEELARSSSGSAFSPYPGSAAFTAQAAATGFTSPLQYSTDPATGFPSYMGSPYDAHTTGMTGAISYHPYGSPAYPYQLNDPAYRKNATRDATATLKAWLQEHRKNPYPTKGEKIMLAIITKMTLTQVSTWFANARRRLKKENKMTWAPRNKSEDEDDDEGDGARSKEESPDKMPESNETSAEDEGISLQVDSLTDHSCSAESDGEKLPCRAGDPLCESGSECKDKYEDIEEEEEDDDEDDEEDIEEDDGGGGERDPPAKPATSSPLAAVEAPLLGHPHADAARSAGKAALGPRASPGPPTPASKPKLWSLAEIATSDLKSQTLGQGCQPAPLSSATPASAPHSAAYSPSSLLGRHIYYTSPFYSNYTNYGNFNALQSQGILRYNSAAVASNEGLSQTVLNASSVHKQSSDSLKTITNQLEQHYRPSSYDSKKDPTEVCTVGVQPYL from the exons TGCCCGGCGTACGGGGCGTCGGCGCTGGCGGCCCCCAGGAGCGAGGAGCTGGCCAGGTCTTCGTCGGGATCGGCGTTCAGCCCTTACCCGGGATCGGCAGCTTTCACCGCCCAGGCGGCGGCCACAGGCTTCACCAGCCCGCTCCAGTACTCCACAGACCCCGCCACGGGATTCCCCTCCTATATG GGCTCCCCTTACGACGCCCATACGACGGGGATGACCGGAGCCATCAGCTACCACCCGTACGGCAGCCCTGCCTACCCCTACCAGCTCAACGACCCCGCGTACAGGAAAAACGCCACCCGCGACGCCACGGCCACGCTGaaggcctggctgcaggagcaccgCAAGAACCCCTACCCCACCAAGGGCGAGAAGATCATGCTGGCCATCATCACCAAGATGACCCTCACCCAGGTCTCCACCTGGTTCGCCAACGCCCGCCGGCGGCTCAAGAAGGAGAACAAGATGACCTGGGCCCCGCGGAACAAGAGCGAGGACGAGGACGACGACGAAGGCGACGGGGCGAGGAGTAAGGAGGAGAGTCCCGACAAGATGCCCGAGAGCAACGAAACCTCTGCGGAGGACGAAG GGATCAGCTTGCAAGTCGACTCGCTGACGGACCACTCCTGCTCCGCCGAATCGGACGGCGAGAAGCTGCCCTGCCGAGCGGGAGACCCCCTCTGCGAGTCGGGCTCGGAGTGCAAAGACAAGTACGAGGACAtcgaggaggaggaagaggacgACGACGAGGACGACGAGGAGGACATCGAGGAGGAcgacggcggcggcggggagcgggaCCCGCCGGCCAAGCCCGCCACCTCCTCGCCGCTGGCGGCCGTGGAGGCCCCGCTCCTCGGCCACCCGCACGCCGACGCCGCCCGCAGCGCTGGCAAGGCGGCGCTGGGGCCCCGCGCTTCCCCCGGCCCCCCGACGCCGGCCAGCAAGCCCAAGCTCTGGTCTCTGGCCGAAATCGCCACCTCGGACCTCAAGAGTCAGACCCTGGGCCAAGGCTGCCAGCCCGCGCCGCTCTCCTCGGCCACCCCCGCCTCCGCCCCGCACAGCGCTGCCTACTCgccctcctccctcctggggAGGCATATTTATTACACCTCACCTTTTTATAGCAATTATACAAACTATGGGAACTTTAAcgctctgcagagccagggaatCCTGAGATACAACTCGGCAGCAGTGGCTTCAAACGAGGGACTAAGTCAGACTGTCCTAAATGCCAGCTCTGTCCACAAACAGAGCAGTGACTCTTTGAAAACGATCACTAACCAGCTAGAACAACATTACAGGCCCTCTAGCTATGACTCTAAGAAAG ATCCCACTGAAGTCTGCACAGTAGGAGTACAACCATACCTATAG